The proteins below are encoded in one region of Sebastes fasciatus isolate fSebFas1 chromosome 16, fSebFas1.pri, whole genome shotgun sequence:
- the sap30l gene encoding histone deacetylase complex subunit SAP30L — MNGFSTEEDSHDGPPAPPFYGQSCCLIEDGERCGRSAGNASFSKRIQKSISQKKLKLDIDKSVRHLYICDFHKNFIQSVRNKRKRKTSDDGGESPDHDVEVPEVDLFQLQVNTLRRYKRHYKLQTRPGLNKAQLAETVSRHFRNIPVNEKETLTYFIYMVKSSKSRLDQKGDVGGGKPLD, encoded by the exons ATGAATGGGTTTAGTACAGAGGAGGACAGCCACGATGGACCGCCGGCTCCTCCGTTTTACGGCcagagctgctgtctgatcGAGGACGGAGAGCGCTGCGGCCGCTCCGCTGGAAACGCCTCCTTCAGTAAGAGGATCCAGAAGAGCATCTCTCAGAAGAAGCTCAAGCTGGACATCGACAAGAGC GTGAGACATCTCTATATCTGCGACTTCCATAAGAACTTCATCCAGAGCGTCCGcaacaagaggaagaggaagaccaGTGACGATGGAGGAGAGTCCCCGGATCATGATGTGGAAGTGCCTGAG GTCGACCTTTTCCAGCTTCAGGTGAACACGTTGAGACGCTACAAGCGACACTACAAGCTGCAGACCAGGCCCGGACTCAACAAGGCCCAGCTGGCAGAG aCGGTGAGTCGCCACTTCAGGAATATCCCGGTGAACGAGAAGGAGACGCTGACCTACTTTATTTACATGGTGAAGAGCAGCAAGAGCCGCTTGGACCAGAAAGGCGACGTCGGCGGCGGCAAACCGCTGGACTAA